One Frankia alni ACN14a DNA window includes the following coding sequences:
- a CDS encoding FAD-dependent oxidoreductase has translation MGETRRPGGSTTSGRGRSRREILLLGLGAAGALALAGCGDDHADSPAHYLGPVDNGQAPRTDADLCVYGATPAGIAAAVQARRMGLRTTLLAFDDEIGGMMSGGLSATDTGYTSTIGGFAREIFAAIGEHYRSTGPVYNFEPHVARDVFVAVLKKAGVRVLTRQRLAEVVLSGNRIRWINTDGGGTHRANAFVDASYEGDLLAAARVAFVTGRESNGEYGETLNGVQNRPAGSTFLSCVSPYRRDGDPTSGLLPDVSANGLGTTGQQSPLGMDFCFRLCLAHAGSNARPFPKPAAYDPERYELHRRYLAAGNRNVMSFLVELPGRKYDLNNSGPVSTNLVGGSANWATADYARREQIYQDHLAYQQGLLWFLANDPAVPAWQRTQARSLGLAADEFVDSDNWPRQLYVREARRMVSDYVATEADASGTRRCPDPIAYASFKVDSHAVQRVVANNCLVNEGGVDVPVPGPWTVSLRSILPRRQECVNLVVPVCVSSSHVAWSSLRMEPVLMMLGQVAAIAAGTGIRRGVAVQDVAYPEIRAALQRLRLPLPAAAA, from the coding sequence ATGGGTGAGACCCGGCGGCCGGGGGGGTCGACGACGAGTGGGCGTGGCCGCAGCCGGCGGGAGATCCTCCTGCTGGGACTGGGCGCGGCCGGGGCCCTGGCGCTGGCGGGATGCGGCGATGACCACGCGGACTCCCCGGCGCACTACCTCGGCCCGGTCGACAACGGTCAGGCGCCCCGCACGGACGCCGACCTGTGCGTCTACGGTGCGACGCCGGCGGGGATCGCCGCGGCCGTGCAGGCCCGGCGGATGGGCCTGCGCACCACGCTGCTGGCCTTCGACGACGAGATCGGCGGGATGATGTCGGGCGGCCTGTCCGCCACGGACACCGGCTACACGTCGACCATCGGCGGATTCGCCCGGGAGATCTTCGCCGCGATCGGCGAGCACTACCGTTCGACCGGGCCGGTGTACAACTTCGAGCCGCACGTCGCCCGCGACGTCTTCGTCGCGGTCCTGAAGAAGGCGGGCGTGCGGGTCCTGACCCGTCAGCGGCTCGCCGAGGTCGTGCTCAGCGGAAACAGGATCCGCTGGATCAACACCGACGGCGGCGGCACCCACCGGGCGAACGCCTTCGTGGACGCCAGCTACGAGGGTGACCTGCTGGCCGCGGCGCGCGTCGCCTTCGTGACCGGGCGGGAGTCCAACGGCGAGTACGGCGAGACCCTCAACGGCGTGCAGAACCGCCCGGCCGGCTCGACCTTCCTGTCCTGCGTCAGCCCCTACCGCCGCGACGGCGATCCGACCAGCGGCCTGCTGCCCGACGTCTCGGCGAACGGGCTGGGGACGACGGGGCAGCAGAGTCCGCTCGGGATGGACTTCTGTTTCCGGCTCTGCCTGGCCCACGCCGGGTCGAACGCGCGGCCGTTCCCGAAGCCGGCGGCCTACGACCCCGAGCGGTACGAGCTGCACCGGCGCTACCTGGCTGCCGGGAACCGCAACGTGATGTCCTTCCTGGTCGAGCTGCCCGGGCGGAAGTACGACCTCAACAACAGCGGCCCGGTCTCCACCAACCTGGTGGGCGGCTCGGCGAACTGGGCGACCGCGGACTACGCGCGCCGCGAGCAGATCTACCAGGATCACCTCGCCTACCAGCAGGGCCTGCTCTGGTTCCTCGCGAACGATCCCGCCGTGCCGGCCTGGCAGCGCACCCAGGCCCGTTCCCTCGGCCTCGCCGCCGACGAGTTCGTGGACAGCGACAACTGGCCGCGCCAGCTCTACGTGCGCGAGGCCAGGCGGATGGTCAGCGACTACGTCGCGACGGAGGCCGACGCGTCGGGCACCCGCCGCTGCCCCGACCCGATCGCCTACGCGTCGTTCAAGGTCGACTCGCACGCCGTGCAGCGGGTCGTGGCGAACAACTGCCTCGTCAACGAGGGCGGCGTGGACGTCCCCGTGCCCGGCCCGTGGACGGTGTCGCTGCGCTCGATCCTGCCGCGGCGCCAGGAGTGCGTGAACCTGGTCGTGCCGGTCTGCGTCTCCTCCTCCCACGTGGCCTGGTCCTCGCTGCGGATGGAGCCGGTGCTCATGATGCTCGGCCAGGTGGCGGCCATCGCCGCGGGTACGGGAATCCGCCGCGGGGTGGCCGTCCAGGACGTCGCCTACCCCGAGATCCGGGCGGCCCTGCAGCGGCTGCGCCTGCCGCTGCCGGCGGCCGCGGCATGA
- a CDS encoding polysaccharide pyruvyl transferase family protein — protein sequence MQKVALAYLGYAGRGNLGDDAIELVYRRAFPQARIAALPLYPGDLPGHLRERRHLSFRDASLVLGGGTVIGRKNWRVHLLTGGRLAGRRPFHMLGAGVEDPVFQGRNSFSANGELRRWRPLLEQFDRVTVRGPRSAQLLGTIGVVSEVVGDPALLLEPGPLPRAVDAGVLGLNVGWGDDMWGHDPERVGRELAGALRQLARRGWRFRAFLANDSDRAYTERLLADAGVTDRTEVYVTVDPDTYLHSVRGCSVLVAQRLHAAILACCAAVPTIAIGYQPKCDDFMASLGQERFLLRTDEVDAESLVDLVEKVDADRTDHVMRLQIAVDARRAALRAALTRIGDQLGLDHAAG from the coding sequence ATGCAGAAAGTCGCACTCGCCTATCTCGGTTACGCCGGTCGCGGGAACCTCGGCGACGACGCGATCGAGCTCGTCTACAGGCGGGCGTTCCCGCAGGCGCGGATCGCCGCCCTGCCGCTGTATCCCGGCGACCTCCCCGGCCACCTGCGGGAGCGTCGGCACCTGAGCTTCAGGGACGCCTCCCTGGTGCTCGGCGGCGGGACGGTGATCGGTCGCAAGAACTGGCGGGTCCACCTGCTGACCGGCGGCCGGCTCGCGGGGCGCCGCCCGTTCCACATGCTCGGCGCCGGCGTCGAGGACCCGGTGTTCCAGGGCCGTAACTCGTTCTCCGCGAACGGGGAGCTACGCCGGTGGCGACCGCTGCTGGAGCAGTTCGACCGGGTGACCGTGCGCGGACCGCGCTCCGCGCAGCTGCTGGGGACCATCGGCGTGGTCAGCGAGGTCGTGGGGGATCCGGCCCTGCTGCTCGAACCCGGCCCGCTGCCGCGGGCGGTGGACGCGGGCGTACTCGGCCTCAACGTCGGCTGGGGCGACGACATGTGGGGGCACGATCCCGAACGGGTCGGCCGGGAGCTCGCCGGCGCGCTGCGCCAGCTCGCCCGGCGCGGCTGGCGGTTCCGGGCCTTCCTCGCCAACGACAGCGACCGCGCCTACACCGAGCGGCTGCTGGCCGACGCCGGGGTGACCGACCGGACCGAGGTGTACGTCACCGTGGATCCGGACACCTACCTGCACTCGGTACGCGGCTGCTCGGTGCTCGTGGCCCAGCGGCTGCACGCGGCGATCCTGGCCTGCTGCGCCGCCGTGCCGACCATCGCGATCGGCTATCAGCCCAAGTGCGACGACTTCATGGCCTCCCTCGGTCAGGAGCGGTTCCTCCTGCGCACGGACGAGGTCGACGCCGAGTCGCTCGTCGATCTGGTGGAGAAGGTCGACGCGGACCGCACGGACCACGTGATGCGGCTGCAGATCGCCGTCGACGCGCGCCGCGCGGCCCTGCGCGCGGCGCTGACGCGCATCGGCGATCAGCTCGGCCTCGACCACGCCGCCGGGTAG
- a CDS encoding lipopolysaccharide biosynthesis protein, with protein MKQSSPGRPGARGREQSRPRHARTRPRPRFAPLRAVSSATGILRSPLLRNAILLMASTAITGVLGIAFWAIAAWKYSPENVGRASTAVSTMLLLSGLAQLNQQNILPATIPAAMKPRRKIIRDAYVLSGLLATVLALGFVALFGHSTFLGDFSPWFSVFFVAAVAFWCVFTLQDSVLAGLRKAPWVPIENAFFALSKLVLLFVFATLGISAGLFFAWTAPVFLLVLVINTLVWRRVLPKKGVPDARTGPLPVAVAAAAAPRRRADWYIISDMAGGLVQLAATTLLPVIVSARLGYEATAYFYTSWNLVSVFDQLMGGATASLTVEGTRESSRVSAHILSMVKFLLAFIVPVALLTAIFSGTLLGVFGSEYSHEGTNLLACLALGAIFRATILLAVTISRVQRKARLLLAIQGSVSVCLLTTALIVGSHGLTAIGLAYLACHVVIALAVVPIYVKALRRPSPAPDAARAGLREPAPTRGRPVLPLPYADVRELSLAAPEQSDPYLPDPDPYLPDPDSYLPDSETTWLIERRPSLPDPRQADHSGPHQTDPRQPGARPPGSPARGAGPAMPSARDYPARDYPAREYPAREYPAREYVADPAGAGGELDPPRSSPEPSGQTGRRDRRLASPHSDHHMRTVL; from the coding sequence GTGAAGCAGAGTAGCCCTGGGCGCCCCGGCGCGCGCGGGCGGGAGCAGTCCCGTCCGCGCCATGCCCGGACCAGACCCCGTCCGCGGTTCGCCCCCCTGCGGGCGGTCTCGTCGGCCACGGGGATCCTGCGTTCGCCGTTGCTGCGCAACGCGATCCTGCTGATGGCGTCCACGGCTATCACCGGAGTTCTCGGCATCGCCTTCTGGGCGATCGCCGCCTGGAAGTACTCGCCCGAGAACGTCGGGCGTGCCTCCACCGCCGTCTCCACGATGCTGCTGCTGTCCGGGCTGGCTCAGCTCAACCAGCAGAACATCCTGCCGGCGACCATCCCCGCGGCGATGAAGCCCCGCCGAAAGATCATTCGGGACGCCTACGTCCTGTCCGGCCTGCTGGCGACGGTGCTCGCCCTGGGCTTCGTGGCGCTGTTCGGCCACAGCACGTTCCTCGGCGACTTCAGCCCGTGGTTCTCGGTGTTCTTCGTGGCCGCGGTCGCCTTCTGGTGCGTGTTCACGCTGCAGGACTCGGTGCTCGCCGGGCTGCGCAAGGCGCCCTGGGTGCCGATCGAGAACGCGTTCTTCGCGCTGTCGAAGCTCGTCCTGCTGTTCGTGTTCGCCACCCTCGGGATCTCCGCCGGGCTGTTCTTCGCCTGGACGGCGCCGGTCTTCCTGCTCGTCCTCGTCATCAACACACTCGTCTGGCGCCGGGTGCTGCCCAAGAAGGGCGTTCCCGACGCGCGGACCGGGCCGCTGCCCGTGGCGGTCGCGGCGGCGGCCGCACCGCGGCGGCGGGCCGACTGGTACATCATCAGCGACATGGCCGGCGGGCTGGTCCAGCTCGCGGCCACCACCCTGCTGCCCGTCATCGTCTCCGCCCGGCTGGGCTACGAGGCCACGGCGTACTTCTACACGTCGTGGAACCTGGTCTCGGTCTTCGACCAGCTCATGGGCGGAGCCACCGCGTCCCTGACCGTCGAGGGCACCCGGGAGTCCTCCCGGGTCAGCGCGCACATCCTCAGCATGGTCAAGTTCCTGCTGGCGTTCATCGTCCCGGTCGCGCTGCTCACGGCGATCTTCTCGGGCACCCTGCTCGGCGTCTTCGGCAGCGAGTACTCCCACGAGGGGACGAACCTGCTGGCCTGCCTCGCCCTGGGCGCCATCTTCCGGGCCACGATCCTGCTGGCGGTGACGATCAGCCGGGTGCAGCGCAAGGCACGGCTGCTGCTGGCCATCCAGGGGTCCGTCAGCGTCTGCCTGCTGACGACCGCCCTGATCGTCGGATCCCACGGGCTGACCGCCATCGGGCTGGCCTACCTCGCCTGCCACGTGGTGATCGCACTGGCCGTGGTGCCGATCTACGTCAAGGCGCTGCGCCGGCCGTCGCCGGCACCCGACGCCGCCCGCGCCGGGCTGCGCGAGCCCGCACCGACCCGCGGCCGGCCGGTGCTGCCCCTGCCCTACGCGGACGTCCGGGAACTGAGTCTGGCGGCACCCGAACAGTCCGATCCCTACCTGCCGGACCCCGACCCGTACCTGCCGGACCCCGACTCGTACCTGCCCGACTCCGAGACGACCTGGCTCATCGAGCGCCGGCCGTCGTTGCCCGACCCCCGCCAGGCCGACCATTCCGGCCCACACCAGACCGACCCCCGCCAGCCCGGTGCGCGCCCACCAGGATCGCCCGCGCGCGGTGCCGGCCCGGCGATGCCGTCCGCGCGGGACTACCCGGCGCGCGACTACCCGGCGCGCGAGTACCCGGCGCGGGAGTACCCGGCGCGGGAGTACGTCGCTGATCCGGCGGGCGCCGGCGGCGAGCTCGACCCCCCGCGGTCGTCGCCGGAACCGAGCGGTCAGACCGGCCGCCGGGATCGCCGGCTGGCGTCACCGCATTCGGATCACCACATGAGGACGGTCTTGTAG
- a CDS encoding glycosyltransferase: protein MCGQEHIPAAIKADSLATPARVDDASIPSPAVIPSPSADALVINASSSAAGTPAILSGTAAQPGPRPAPARRLLTTLAAWYRLAVLCSRVQGRHRVVGQEPDAGQPVRIAEYELTTALLTARAALGRPQATFGEVRVLVRCHGIPVGQLEIPDSGDANAVEIPLMVKKQGLDQHECSHTWPVSVQERRSPASVVIPTRDRPASLDRLITSLRAVAATDIEFLIVDNAPATAATRDLVEAVGRADGRFRYLCEPRRGAARARNTGLAAAGGRAIAFLDDDTQVDQHWLPAILSGFDAADNVGCVTGLVLPDELTTSAQIWFEQYGGFGKGFERRVYDRWTRGSALYPYAAGAFGSGNNVAFDADTVRALGGFNEILGPGTPTHAGEDLELFTRTIRSGHRIVYEPSAIVYHTHRQQYGELLDQLRNYGTGLSAMLLAQATASPRELLEIMRRVPAGLLFLLLPRSSKNVSRGPRFPAELVLTEVLGIASGPFAFARARRAQLGGGDRSRSGEAEDHAR, encoded by the coding sequence ATGTGTGGTCAAGAGCACATTCCCGCGGCCATCAAGGCCGATAGTCTCGCGACTCCCGCGCGCGTCGACGACGCCTCCATCCCGTCCCCTGCGGTCATCCCGTCCCCGTCGGCGGATGCCCTTGTCATCAATGCGTCCAGTTCAGCAGCGGGGACGCCCGCGATCCTGTCCGGAACCGCTGCGCAACCCGGACCTCGACCGGCACCGGCGCGACGGCTGCTCACCACCCTCGCGGCCTGGTATCGGCTCGCGGTCCTGTGCTCACGGGTGCAGGGGCGTCATCGCGTCGTCGGTCAGGAGCCGGACGCCGGCCAGCCCGTCCGGATCGCGGAGTATGAGCTGACCACCGCGCTGCTGACGGCCCGGGCGGCTCTCGGTCGCCCGCAGGCCACCTTCGGCGAGGTCCGGGTGCTGGTCCGCTGCCACGGCATCCCGGTCGGGCAGCTCGAGATTCCCGACAGCGGCGACGCCAACGCCGTCGAGATCCCGCTGATGGTCAAGAAGCAGGGCCTGGACCAGCACGAGTGCTCCCACACCTGGCCCGTCTCCGTGCAGGAACGGCGCAGCCCGGCCAGCGTGGTCATCCCGACCCGCGACCGGCCGGCGAGCCTCGACCGACTGATCACCTCCCTGCGTGCGGTGGCCGCCACCGACATCGAGTTCCTGATCGTCGACAACGCCCCCGCCACCGCCGCGACCCGTGACCTCGTCGAGGCGGTCGGCCGGGCGGACGGGCGGTTCCGTTACCTGTGCGAGCCACGCCGGGGCGCCGCCCGCGCGCGCAACACCGGGCTCGCGGCGGCGGGGGGGCGGGCCATCGCCTTCCTCGACGACGACACCCAGGTCGACCAGCACTGGCTGCCGGCGATCCTCAGCGGGTTCGACGCCGCGGACAACGTCGGCTGCGTGACCGGTCTGGTGCTGCCCGACGAGCTGACGACCTCGGCGCAGATCTGGTTCGAGCAGTACGGCGGCTTCGGCAAGGGGTTCGAGCGGCGGGTCTACGACCGCTGGACCCGGGGCAGCGCCCTCTACCCGTACGCCGCCGGCGCGTTCGGCTCCGGCAACAACGTCGCCTTCGACGCGGACACCGTCCGCGCGCTCGGTGGCTTCAACGAGATCCTCGGGCCCGGCACGCCGACGCACGCCGGGGAAGACCTCGAACTGTTCACCCGGACCATCCGCTCCGGTCACCGCATCGTCTACGAGCCGTCGGCGATCGTTTACCACACGCACCGGCAGCAGTACGGCGAGCTGCTCGACCAGCTCCGCAACTACGGCACCGGGCTGTCCGCGATGCTGCTGGCCCAGGCGACGGCCAGCCCCCGGGAGCTGCTGGAGATCATGCGCCGGGTACCCGCCGGACTGTTGTTCCTCCTGCTCCCGCGGTCGTCGAAGAACGTCAGCCGCGGGCCGCGTTTCCCCGCGGAGCTGGTGCTGACCGAGGTGCTCGGCATCGCCTCGGGACCGTTCGCGTTCGCGCGGGCGCGACGCGCCCAGCTCGGTGGCGGGGATCGGAGCAGGTCAGGTGAAGCGGAGGACCACGCGAGGTGA